GGCGGCTACATGCTCCACACCAAGGAGCCGCTGGCGGATTTCGCCGCCATCAAGGACCGCAAGCTGCGCGTCGCGGGCCAGATCCAGACCGCCGTCGTGGATGCCCTGGGCGGCGTGCCGCAGAACATGTCGGCGCTGGAGATGGCCGAGAACATCGACCGGGGCCTGATTGACGGCGCCGTCGCCGACGCCTCCGTCGCCAAGACGTTCCGCGTCGCCGATGTCGCGCCGCATCATTACGATGCCGAGATGGGCGTGCTGGTCTTTGCCATCATCCTGAACAAGGATGTCTACGAGGAGCTGCCGGACAGCGCCAAGACCGCGCTGGCCGAAAGCCGGCAGTTCATCGTCGACCGTCAGGTCGCCAGCTATACCGCCGCGATCGAGGCCAACATGACCGCCTGGACGGAAGATCCCGACCACAATGTGGTGATCCCCGACGCGGCCGACCGCGCCCGCATCACCGAGGCCGTGCAACCGGTGGTCGACCAGGTCGGCGCCGCCGCCTCTGACGGGTTGCTGGATGCCTACCGCGCCAAGCTGGATGACATCCGCAGCCGCTGAGCCGCATGTTGGGGGCGGCGGGATCATCGCCGTCCCCGGATTCTGAGACCGGGAGGACCACCGTGGACCGGATCGAACTGGTGCTGAAACGCGCCCTTCGCATGATCGCCGCCCTGGGGGCATTGTTTCTTCTGCTGGTCGCCGGGCTGGCGGTGGTGGATATCCTGGTGCGGGAATTCACCGGCCGGCCGGTGCATGGCGCGCATGATATCTCAAAGCTGCTGACCATCGTGATCGTCGCGGCCTGCTTCCCCGCCGGTCTGATGGAACGCCGCCAGATCAAGGTAACGCTGATCCAGGCCGTCGCCGGGCCGCGCGCCAACCGGGTGATGGGGGTGATCGCCGAACTGGCCACCCTGTTCATGTTCGCCTGCATCGCCTGGTTCCTGACCCAACATGCGATCAAGGTATCCGGCCGGGCCGAGGTCTCGATGATCCTCAATACCCCCGTCGGTCCCTGGTGGTGGGCCGCCGCCGCGCTGTTCTGGGCCTGCCTGCCCGCGCAGCTGTTCGTCATCGCGGCCGAAGCCACCGGCCGGCCCCCCGAAACCGAAGAGGTATAAGCCATGGATCCGTTCATGATCGGGCTGCTGGGCATCGCCATGATGCTGGTGATGATTTTCGCGCAGGTGCCCATTGGCGTCGCCATGGGGATTTCGGGGGTCGTGACCTTTGCCCTGATCCGCGGCAGTTTCGAGGCCGCGCTGACCCTTTTCGGCACCGAAACGGTGGGCAAGATCGCCAGTTCCGAATTGTCCATCATTCCGCTGTTTCTGATGATGGGCGCCTTTGCCACCGTCGGCGGGCTGTCAGGCGATCTCTACCGTATCGCGCATACGCTGATCGGCCATGTGCGCGGCGGGCTGGCGATGGCCACCATCGGGGGCTGCGCCGGATTCGGCGCGGTCTGCGGGTCGTCCATCGCCACCGCCACCACCATGACCCGCGTCTCCCTGCCCGAAATGATGGGGCGCGATTATTCCGAGAAGCTGGCCACCGGCTCCGTCGCCGCCGGCGGCACGCTGGGGATGCTGATCCCGCCCTCGATCATCCTGGTTCTCTACGGCGTGCTGACCGAACAATTCGTCAAGACGCTGTTCGTGGCCGCCCTGATCCCCGCCGTCCTGGCCGTGGCCCTGCACATGCTGACGATCCTGATCATCGTGCGCCGCAATCCCGACCTTGGCCCCTCCGGCCCGCGAGAGACCTGGGGCGCCACCCTGCGCGCCCTGCGCGACGGCTGGGCGGCGCTGTTGCTGATGTTCGTGGTGACGGGCGGGATCTACGGGGGCATCTTCTCCGTCAACGAATCCGCCGCCGTGGGTGCTTTCCTGGCCTTTGTCATCGCGCTGTTCCGGCGCCGGCTGTCGCTGGCCGGGTTCTGGATGGCCCTGCGGGAAACGGCCAGCACCACGTCGATGATCTACCTGATGGTGATCGGAGCCTCGATCTTCACCTATGCGGTCACCGTCTCGGGGCTGCCGCAGGTCATCGTCGAGGGGATCCGCGACACCCAGCTTCCGGGCATCTGGGTCGTGCTGCTGCTGATGCTGATGTATCTGGTGCTGGGGGCCATCTTCGATACGATCTCCTCGATGGTGATCACCATGCCCTTCGTCTTTCCGTTGATCCTGGAATACGGCTACGATCCGATCTGGTGGGGCGTGCTGACCATCATGGTGATCGAGATCGGGATGATCACTCCGCCCATCGGGATGAATGTCTTCGTGATCAAGGCGATGCTGCCCGAAACCCGGATCGGCACGATCTATGCAGGTGTTGCGCCCTTTATCCTGGCGGACCTGCTGCGGCTGGGGATCATCATCGCCTTTCCGGTACTGTCGCTGTTCCTGGTGGACCTGCTGGCCCTGCCCCGCTAGGGCGCCGCAGGGCGCCGGTTCGGCAGGCGCGCGCCGGTTTTCGGTTCGCGCCTGTCGGGAGCCCTGTCAGAGCGCCTTCCCGCTCATCGTGCCAGCCCCCCACCGGCAGGAAAGGGGCGCGGCCCGGTACGGCCCCGCCCCCGCGACGAAGATCCTACGGACACCACCGGTCCGGGATCAGCCGCCCTTGTACATATCCTCCACCAGGGCGGCGTATTTCTTCTCCACCAGCTTGCGCTTCAGCTTCATGGTGGGGGTCAGTTCCTCGTCCTCGGCGGACAGCTGGACCTCGATCAGGCGGAACGCCTTGACCTGCTCCACCCGGGCGAAACCGGCATTGGCGCGGCTGACCTCCTGATCGATCAGCTCGATCACCTGCGGATGCCGGGTGAGAGAGCGGAAATCGCTGAACTCGATCCGCTGGTCCTGGGCCCAGTTCTCGACATTCTCCTGGTCGATCATCACCAGGCAGGTGGGGAACTTGCGGCGATCACCGATCATCACCGCATCGGTGACATAGGGGCTGAACTTCAGTTGGTTCTCCCATTCCGAGGGGGTGATGTTCTTGCCACCGGCGGTGATGATGATGTCCTTGATCCGGTCGACGATGTAGTAGTACCCGTCCTCGTCGCGGCGACCCACGTCGCCGGTCTTCAGCCATTCGCCGTCAAAGGTTTCGGCCGTTTTCTCCGCCAGACCGTGGTACCCGGCAAAGACCTGCGGGCCGCGCACCATGATCTCGTTCTGATCGGACAGGCGCAGTTCCGTGCCCGGCAGCGGCTTCCCGATGGAGCCGATGCGCGCCCCGCCCGGCGGGTTGATCGTGGCGGCGCCCGTCAGTTCCGACATGCCCCAAAGTTCCAGGATCTCGATGCCAAGCGCATCGAACCAACGCAGCAGATCGGGCGAGATCGGCGCCGCACCCGTGGCCGCGAACCGCACCCGGTCCAGGCCCATCTGGCGCCGCAGGTTGCCCAGGGCCACTCGCTGCACCCCCCGCGCCCACAGCCGCGACAGCGCACCGGGGCGCCGCCCCTCGGCCCGCGCGGCGGCCTGGCGGCGCCCGACGGCCATCGCCGCATCGGCGCAGGCACGTTGAAAGGCGGTGCCCTCCTTCAGGGCGATGGCGGCGGCGGAATAGATCTTCTCCCAGACGCGGGGCACGGCCATGAAGACATCGGGCTGCACCTCCCGCAGGTTCTCGAACACCGTGTCAGGATGTTCGACGAAATTCAGCACATGCCCCATGGCCAGCGCCGAATAGGCGCCGATTATCCGTTCCGAGACATGGCACATCGGCAGAAAGGACAGCCGCTCGCCGCGCGGCACGGGCGGAAAGAAATCGCGCAGGGTCACGGCGGCGAAAACGGCATTTCCATGGGTGATCACCGCCCCCTTGGGCGCGCCGGTGGTGCCGGATGTATAGACCAGCATCGCCGGATCCGCGGGCGACCGGGAGGCCAGCGCCGCGGGACGGCCAGCGGCACGCCCGGCGGCGATCAGGTCGTCCAGCGACAGGATCGCCGGATCATCCAGATCGCGCAGCCCCTTCATGTCAAAGACGATGACGCGGTGGATGTCCGGCAGGTCGGCGCGGCGTTCCAGGAATTTGTCCAACTGCTCCTCGTCCTCGACGAACAGGAACCGCGTGCCGCTGTCCAGGCACATGTAGCGCAGTTGGTCGGCGCTGTCGGTGGGGTAGACACCGCTGACGATGGCCCCGCCATATTGCGCGCCCAGGTCCACCCAAAGCCATTCACGGGAGGTATTGGCCAGGATCGACACCATGTCCCCCGGCACCATCCCCAGCGTGGCCAGGCCGGCGGCGATGGCATCGCATGTGGCGTCCAGTTCGGCCCAGGTCTGGCCGTGCCAGATGCCCAGATCCTTCTGCCGCAGGATGATCCGGTCGGACCACCGCGCCGCCTGCGCCTTGACCATGCCCGGCACGGTGCCGAAATCCTCTGCGGTCTGCATTCCGCCCCCCTTGCTCAGCGCCATGTCTTCGTCTTCTTCCAGCGGCGGGCGCCCCGGACACCCTCGTCCTTCAACCCAAGGTAGAATTCCTTGATGTCGTCCTTCTCGCGAAGCACGGCGCAGCTGTCCTCCATCACGATACGCCCGTTTTCCAGCACGTAGCCGAAATCGGCGGCATTCAGCGCCATGGCGGCATTCTGTTCGACCACCAGAATGGTGGTGCCGCGCTCCCGGTTGATGCGCACGATGATCTCGAAGATTTCCCGCGTCAGCCGCGGCGACAGGCCCAGCGACGGCTCGTCCATCAGGATCAGATCGGGCCGGGCCATCAGCGCACGCGAAATCGCCAGCATCTGTTGCTGGCCGCCCGACAACAGCCCGGCGGGCTGGCGGGCGCGGGCGCGCAGGATCGGGAAATAGGTGTGGATCATCTCCAGGTCACGGGCGACCTGATCGCGGTCGCGGCGGGTGTAGCTGCCCATCAACAGGTTGTCATGCACCGACAGCAGAGGGAAGATCTCCCGCCCCTCGGGGACATGCACCAGCCCGCGCCGCACGATATCGGCCGGATCGTGGTTGGTGATATCCTCGTCCTTCAGCATCACCTTGCCCGCCGCTGCCTCCAGCGTGCCGGATACCGCCCGCAGGATCGTGCTTTTGCCCGCGCCGTTGGAGCCGAGGATCGTCACGATCCGGCCCTCCGGCACCCGCAGGGAAATGCCGCGCACAGCTTTCACCGGCCCGTAGGACGCCTCGACGTTCGAGAGGGTCAGGACATCCATGCTCATGCCTCCCGCCTCAGGCTTTCGACGTCTTCGGCACCGCCCAGATAGGCCTCGATCACCTGGGGATCGGCCTTGACCTCGGCCGGGGTGCCCATGGCCAGCATCCGGCCCTGGTTCAGCGCCAGCACCCGGTCCGAGACCCGCGTGACCAGCCCCATGTCATGTTCCACCATCAGCACGGTGACCCCCAATTCCTGGTTGATGTCCTTGATCCACCAGACCATGTCGTCCGTCTCCTCCACCGTCAGGCCGGAGGATGGCTCATCCAGCAGGATCATCCGGGGCCGGGCGCACAGGGCGCGTGCGATCTCCACCACCTTGCGGACGCCATAGGGCAGACCGGCGACCAGCGCGTCGCGGTAATGGGCCAGGTTCAACAGGTCGATCACCCGTTCCACCTGTTCGCGCGCTGCGATCTCATGCCGCCGGGCAGAGGGCAGGAACAGCAGGTGTTCAAACATCGTGGTGCCCCGGTGCACATGCCCGCCGATCAGCAGGTTGCGCAGGACGGTGGCCTGTTCGAACAGCTCGATATTCTGGAAGGTGCGCGCCACGCCCATGGCCGCGACGTTGTGGGCGGGCTGATCGGTCAGGCGCTGGCCCTCGAAATCAATGTGCCCTCTGGACGGGGTGTAGAGACGGCTGATCAGGTTGAACACCGTCGTCTTGCCCGCGCCATTCGGTCCGATCAGGGTAAAGACCTCGCCCTTGCGGACATCAAAGGTCACCTCGTCCAGCGCGACCAGGCCGCCGAACTTCAGCTGGACCCCGGAAACGGATAGCTGTGTGTCGTTGCTCATCACCGGCTCCTTTCAGTGCAGACGTTCGGATTTCTGGAAGGCGCGCTGTCGCCGCATCAGGCCCTTGCGGTAGATCGGGAACAGCTCGAAATAGGTACGGATGCGAACCCATCGGCCATAAAGACCCTGCGGTTCGAACATCACCACCAGGATCACCACCAGCCCGAAGACCACGGATTGCAGCCCCGGCGCCTGTCCGATCACGCCCGGCAGGTAATCCCGCAACAGGGAGATCAACTGCGGCGCGGCGATCAGGAAGGCCGCCCCGATGAACGCCCCCTGCACCGCGCCCAACCCGCCGACCACGACCAGCATCAACAGGTCGATGGATTGCAGGATGCCGAATTGTTCCGGCGACAGGTAGCGCAGTTGATGCGCATAAAGCGCGCCGGCCACCCCCACGATCGCCGCCGACAGGGCAAAGCTGGCGGTTTTGTACAGCGCCAGGTTGATCCCCATGCTCTGCGCCGAAATCTCGCTGTCGCGGATGGCGACAAAGGCGCGGCCGGTGGGGGTGCGCAGCAGGTTCACCACCAGCAGCGTCACCAGGATGCAGGTGATCAGCGCCAGCCAGTAGAACCGGTTCGTGGCGCCCAGACTGACCCCGAACAGCTGTGGTGAGGGCACCAGCAGACCGCCATTGCCGCCGGTCACGGATTCCCAGCGGGCAAAGACCTCCTCCACGATCAGGCCAAAGGCAAGGGTGGCAATGGCCAGGTAGATCCCCTTGACCCGCAGGGCAGGCAGGCCGACCACCGCGCCGACCAGCGCCGACAGCACCGCCGCCGCCAGCATCGACAGCGGAAAGGGCACGCCCATGTCGACCAGCACCGCCTGCGTATAGGCGCCAACGCCCAGAAACGCGGCATGGCCCAGCGACAGCAGCCCGGTGAACCCCGCCAGCAGCATCAGCCCGACCCCCGCGATGGCGTAGATCAGCACGAAATTCAGCTGCGACAGCCAGTAATTGTCCAGCACGAAGGGCGCGGCCAGCAGCAGCAGCCCCAGGGCCACATACCACGGCGCCTGCCCCGGTTTGCCCAGCAGGCGGATATCCTGCAAGTAGTCGGTCTTCTGGCGATATCTCATACCTTCTTCCCCAGGCTTTCGCCGAACAGGCCCGTGGGACGGACCGCCAGCATGATCAGAACGACGACATAGGGGGCGATGTCCTTGAACCCCTCGGGCAGGTAGAATCCGGCCAGCGCCTCTACCAGGCCGATGACCAGGCCGCCGATCACGGCGCCCGGCAGGCTGCCGAAACCGCCGACGATGGCCGCCGGAAACGCCTTGAGGCCGATGAACCCCATGTTGGCATGCACAAAGGTGATCGGCGCGATCAGCAGGCCCGCCACGGTGGCGACCAGCGCCGACAGCGCCCAGACCAGCGTGTTCAGCCGTTTCACCGGGATGCCGACGTAATAGGCCGCGATCTGGTTCTGCGACGAGGCCTGCATCGCGATGCCCAGCAGAGTGTAGCGGAACAGCAGGAACAGCGCTCCGCACAGCAGCGCGGTGGCCAGGATGATGTAGCCCTGCTCGGCACCCAGAACGATGCCGCCGACCTCCCAGATCTCACCGCGCCAGGGGGCCTCGATGGCGGTGGTGTCGGTGCCGATGTCGGGGATCATGGTGACGGCGCCGCGCGCCAGATAGCCGAACCCGATGGTCAGCATGATGATGGCGAATTGCGGCTGGCCCAGCACCGGACGGATCATCACCCGTTCGGTCAGCGCCCCCACCCCGGCCATCGCCACGACAGAGGCCATCGCCGCCATCCAGAAGGGCAACCCCATGACCCGCATCAGGATCACGCAGAGCATGGCGCCCAGCATCATCAATTCGCCCTGGGCGAAATTCACCGTCTCCGTCGCCTTGTAGATCAGCACGAAGCCCAAGGCGATCAGCGCATAGACGCAGCCAAGCGCAATACCCGATACCAGCACCTGTATGATGGCCATTTCCGGCGTCCTCTCCCCGTGTGTCCTGCGGGCCGGACCGGCGCTGTGCCGGCTCGATCCCGGCCCCATCAACACCGGGCGCGGCCTCCCGGTCTTGTGCAGAGTCACTGGCGTGGGTCGAAACGGCCCCGGCGCGGGGTCTTCCCCCGCCTGCCTCCGCGGCCCGCGATCTGACCCTGCGTCGTCGGCGGCGGGCGGGCGGGTCTGTAGCGCCTCCGCGCAAGCCAGCGGGCGGAATGCGGCGAATGTTGAAGCCGCGCGCCGCGGCCAGTCCGCACCCTGCCCGCGCGTCCGCTGACCCCACGCCCGAAAGGATCCCCATGACGCCCCTCACGCTTGATATCGCGGATCGTCGCGCCACGCTGACCCTGTCCAACCCGGACCAGGGAAACCGGATGAACGCCGCCTTCATGGAGGCGCTGATCGACGCGGTGGACCAGTTGGAGGCGCGCAGCGATTACCGCCTGGTGGTGCTGCGCGCGCAGGGGCCGCATTTCTGCGTCGGCGGGGCGATCGACGAATTCATCAGTTCCGGCGACATGGTCGGCCATATCCGCGCGGCGCTGCCACCGTTTCAGGACGCGGTCGCCCGGCTGGCGGCGCTGCCGGTGCCGGTGCTTTGCGCCGTGCAGGGGCCGGCGGCGGGTGGCGGGCTGGGGCTGGCGCTGTGCGGGGATATCTGCATCGCGGCGGAGGCGGCGCAATTCCGGTCAGGCTATCCCGCCATCGGGCTGGCGCCCGACCTCGGATCGTCCTTTCAGGTGATCCGCCGCGCCGGACCGACCTTCGCCACCGGGTTCCTGATGACCAACCGCCGCCTGACCGCCGAACAGGCGCTCAGGGCCGGGCTGATCAACGAGGTCACCACCGACAACGCCCTGCCCGCCCGCACCGAGGAAATCGTGCAAACCCTTCTGGCCCTGCCCCGCGCCAGCCTGGCCGCGATCAAGGGTCTGGTGCGCGACCCCGGCGCCGACCTGCCCGGCCATATGGCCCGCGAACAGGCCGCGATGATCGCCTGTGCCGAAACCCCCGATGCCCATGAGGGCGTCACCGCCTTTGCCGAGGGGCGCCGCCCCGTCTTCGCCCGCGACTGACGCCAGCCCCCGGCCCCATCCGACTCAACCGAAAGACCAACGCGATGAAACTGACCCACGAACACGAAGAACTGCGCCGCAGCGTCCACGCCTGGATCGACGACAAGGTGAACCCGCATGTCGACGAATGGGAAGCCGCCGGCATCTATCCCGCGCATGAAGTCATGGGTTCCTTCGGCAAGCTGGGGATGCTGGGCGTCTCCAAGACGGAGGCCTATGGCGGCCTCGGGCTCGACTTCTCCTATGCCGCGGTGGTGGCCGAGGCCCTGGGCCAGCTGAAGTCTGGCGGGATCTCGATGTCCATCGGCGTGCAGACCGACATGTGCACCCCGGCGCTGGAGAAACACGGCAGCGACGCCCTGCGGGAGGAATTCCTGCGCCCGGCGATCAGCGGCGAATACGTCGGCTGCATCGGCGTTTCGGAGCCGGGCAGCGGGTCCGACGTGGCATCGGTGAAGACGACGGCCCGCAAGGATGGAGACGATTACGTCATCAACGGCACAAAGATGTGGATCACCAACGGGATGCAGGCCGATTTCTGCTGCCTTCTGGCCAATACCGGCGACGGCCCGGCGCATCGCAACAAATCCCTGATCGTCGTCCCGATGAAGACCCGGGGCGTCGAGGTCGCCCGCAAGATCGAGAAGATCGGCATGAATTCCTCGGACACCACGCAGCTGTTCTTTGACGATGTGCGGGTGCCCCGGTCCAACCGGATCGGAGAGGAAAACATGGGCTTCATCTACCAGATGGAGCAGTTCCAGATGGAACGGCTGTGGGCCGCGCTGAACAGTGCCGGGATCATGCAGCGCGCGATTGATTGCACCATCGACTACACGCGGCAGCGGCAGGCCTTTGGCAAGTCGATCCTTGACAATCAATGGGTCAATTTCCGCATCGCCGAAATGCAATCCGAACTGGAATCGCTGAACGCGCTGAACTGGCGCGGTGTGGAAATGGTGATGCGCGGGGAGGACGCGACCCGAATCGCCACCATGGCCAAGCTGAAGGCCGGCCGGCTGGTGCGGGAGATCGCGGACAGCTGCCTGCAATTCTGGGGCGGCATGGGCTATTCCGACGACAGCGAGATTTCCCGCATCTACCGCGATGCCCGGCTGACCTCCATCGGGGGTGGCGCGGACGAGGTGATGCTTCGCATCCTGACAAAATACATGGGCATCGGCGCCGATTGACAGGAACGGGCCGGACCGGACCGAACCGCCGGCCCCGGTCAGCCGGTCATCGCAAGTTTGGGCGCGACCGGCATGGCAGGCTGGACCGGCGACCAGGGAGAAGAGGAGGGGCAGGACACCATGACAGGCGACACCCGGACAACCACGCGGTTTGACGGCGGCGTGACCCCGCCACCCGCCAGCATCGCGCGCATCGCGCTTGGCGATATCCTGCGGCGCAGCGCCCGGCGGACGCCCGGCAACATCGCGCTGGTCGATGGCGACAGGCGCGTCACCTATGCCGCGCTGGACGCGATGGCCAACCGGATGGCACATGAACTGCTGGCGCGCGGGGCGCAAAAGGGCGAACGCTGCGCCACCATGATGGCCAATTCGGTCGAACTGGTGGCCTGTCTCTTCGCCATCAACCGCGCCGGGCTGGTCTGGGTGCCGATCAACCTGATGCTGGAAGCGGACGACGTGGACTACACGCTGACCCATGCCGGGGTGGCCCATGTGCTGACCGAACCTGCCTTTGCCGATCATCCCGCCCTGGGCGCGGTGGCGCGGCGGCTGACCTTGCCGGTGACGGTGCTGGAACCGGGGATGGCGTTCTGCGCCGATCAACCCGCCACCGAGCCCGACATGCCGGTGGACCGCGACGACATCGCCGCGATCATCTATACCTCCGGCACCACCTCCCGGCCCAAGGGGGCGATGCACAGCCACCAGTCGATCTACCTGGCGGTGATGTGCGACGCGCTGGAATGGTCCCTGACGCGCGACGACCGGATCCCGCTGCAATTGCCGCTGTTCCATTGCGGCGGGCATGTCCTGCTGCTGGCGTTTCTGATGGTGGGCGGCACCTGCGTGCTGCAACGCGGTTTCGATGCCGGGGAAATGTTGCGCGTGATCGAGGAGGAGGCCTGCACCGTCGTGATCGGCATCCCGATGATGTATGCCGCCATGCTGGATCACCCTGACATGGCGCATCGCTCGATGGCCTCGCTCCGCTTCGGTGTGCACACGATGGCCCCGATGTACGAAAGCCTGCTGCGCCGGATGGTCGAACGGATCTGCCCGAATTTCCTTCTGACGTCCGGCCAGACGGAGATGTACCCGATCACCACCCTGTCCCGCCCCGACATGTCGCTGAAGCGGTTCGGCAATGTCTGGGGCGAAAGCTCCCTGTTGTGCGACCTGGCGATCATGGGTCCGGACGGGCAGATCCTGCCCGATGGCGAAATCGGAGAGCTGGTGCATCGCGGCCCCAACGTGATGGCAGGCTATTACCGCGACCAGGCGGCGACGGACGAGACCCGCAGTCACGGCTGGCATCACACCGGCGATGTCGGGCGGATCACC
Above is a genomic segment from Pseudooceanicola aestuarii containing:
- a CDS encoding class I adenylate-forming enzyme family protein — its product is MAGWTGDQGEEEGQDTMTGDTRTTTRFDGGVTPPPASIARIALGDILRRSARRTPGNIALVDGDRRVTYAALDAMANRMAHELLARGAQKGERCATMMANSVELVACLFAINRAGLVWVPINLMLEADDVDYTLTHAGVAHVLTEPAFADHPALGAVARRLTLPVTVLEPGMAFCADQPATEPDMPVDRDDIAAIIYTSGTTSRPKGAMHSHQSIYLAVMCDALEWSLTRDDRIPLQLPLFHCGGHVLLLAFLMVGGTCVLQRGFDAGEMLRVIEEEACTVVIGIPMMYAAMLDHPDMAHRSMASLRFGVHTMAPMYESLLRRMVERICPNFLLTSGQTEMYPITTLSRPDMSLKRFGNVWGESSLLCDLAIMGPDGQILPDGEIGELVHRGPNVMAGYYRDQAATDETRSHGWHHTGDVGRITEDGEFEFLDRMKDMIKSGGENVSSMKVEAALLQCDGVEAAAAVGLPHPRWGEAVTAFVVPRAGHTPEAETILARLRDTLGGFQLPKRIEFVQSLPATATGKMRKVELRMAHADLYDRDTA